A window from Melitaea cinxia chromosome 5, ilMelCinx1.1, whole genome shotgun sequence encodes these proteins:
- the LOC123653674 gene encoding cilia- and flagella-associated protein 299-like — protein MAMAEKKNEYPPAVEADRRLLPFETWEDYLDSLIEIADLRNLRSIGTARTIAALGYRANGDTLTEKEFYTRRAVIHSIVYPVVRPYVLVSEGVKIDDPFNRELAVRERANRVGILQSVIFIRHFTKGGFEISGYIDYAHRLVSEDWGPFFRANKMLWPRNSDLGYYHWRHGTVRSNISRNYKPIMDPDRGLLFQNRHDHKILCPDPHQDPGQNTTKQRVYSPRYTQIEIYDHVVRRKS, from the exons ATGGCGATGGCGGAGAAGAAAAACGAATACCCACCAGCCGTCGAGGCGGATAGACGTTTACTCCCTTTCGAAACATGGGAAGATTATTTAGACTCACTCATTGAAATTGCTGATCTGCGTAATCTCAGAAGTATTGGCACTGCTCGAACGATAGCAGCTCTTGGTTAtag AGCCAATGGGGATACACTGACAGAAAAGGAATTCTACACACGTCGTGCTGTCATACACAGCATTGTTTATCCGGTGGTCAGGCCATACGTGCTCGTGAGTGAAGGGGTCAAAATTGACGATCCTTTTAACCGTGAACTGGCGGTAAGAGAAAGAGCAAATAGAGTCGGAATTTTACAG TCGGTGATTTTTATCCGTCACTTCACCAAAGGCGGTTTTGAAATATCTGGCTACATAGATTACGCGCATCGACTCGTATCAGAAGATTGGGGACCATTTTTTCGAGCGAATAAAATGCTGTGGCCGAGGAACAGCGATTTGGGTTACTATCACTGGAGACACGGTACCGTGAGGAGCAATATTAGCAGAAACTATaag CCGATTATGGACCCAGATCGAGGTCTCTTATTCCAAAATCGCCATGACCACAAGATTCTATGTCCTGATCCCCACCAAGACCCTGGACAGAATACTACCAAACAGAGGGTATATTCTCCTCGTTACACCCAAATTGAAATTTATGATCACGTTGTAAGAAGAAAAAGTTGA